In the genome of Streptomyces sp. V2I9, one region contains:
- a CDS encoding GlxA family transcriptional regulator: MHHVVALALPGVVAFDLAIPVQVFGAPGAPGLYRFSLCATEAGPVTTSTGFDLIAPRGLDALAEADTIIVPGYEPHDPPVPPVAEALQAAAARGARLVSVCTGAFALAASGLLDGRRATTHWLDAPDLSRRYPAVEVDPAPLYIDATPVLTSAGFSAGIDLCLHLVREDLGADEAAELARRLVVPAHREGNQAQYISRPLPVDSTGMANVCAWALQHLDHPLTVADLARRASLSPRSFARRFTAETGTTPLRWLNSQRLQQARRLLETTDLSVDEVAHQAGLGTATNLRNHLAREAQTTPTTYRRTFQRTKNSRPRHDPPDRP; encoded by the coding sequence ATGCACCACGTCGTCGCCCTGGCCCTTCCCGGAGTTGTCGCTTTCGACCTCGCCATTCCCGTGCAGGTCTTCGGGGCCCCGGGGGCCCCCGGCCTCTACCGGTTCAGCCTGTGTGCCACCGAAGCCGGACCGGTGACCACGTCCACCGGCTTCGACCTCATTGCTCCCCGCGGACTCGATGCCCTGGCCGAGGCCGACACGATCATCGTGCCCGGCTACGAACCGCACGACCCGCCCGTACCACCTGTGGCCGAAGCCCTGCAGGCCGCCGCTGCCCGCGGCGCCCGCCTTGTCTCGGTGTGCACAGGCGCCTTCGCGCTGGCGGCTTCCGGCCTCCTCGACGGACGCCGCGCAACCACTCACTGGCTGGACGCCCCCGACCTCAGCCGCCGCTATCCTGCGGTCGAGGTCGACCCCGCGCCCTTGTACATCGACGCCACACCGGTCCTGACCAGTGCCGGATTCTCCGCAGGCATTGACCTGTGCCTCCACCTGGTCCGCGAGGACCTGGGCGCGGACGAGGCAGCCGAACTCGCCCGCCGACTCGTGGTGCCTGCCCACCGCGAAGGCAACCAGGCGCAGTACATCTCCCGGCCCCTGCCCGTCGACAGCACCGGCATGGCAAACGTGTGTGCCTGGGCCCTCCAGCACCTCGACCATCCGTTGACAGTGGCCGACCTGGCCCGCCGCGCCTCGCTATCTCCCCGCAGCTTCGCCCGCCGCTTCACCGCGGAAACCGGCACCACACCCCTGCGCTGGCTCAACTCGCAGCGCCTCCAACAGGCACGACGCCTCCTGGAAACCACCGATCTCAGCGTCGACGAGGTCGCCCACCAGGCCGGCCTGGGAACCGCGACGAACCTCCGCAACCACCTGGCCCGCGAAGCCCAGACAACCCCTACCACCTATCGGCGCACCTTCCAGCGCACCAAGAACAGCCGTCCCAGACATGATCCGCCGGACAGGCCCTAG